Below is a window of Leptidea sinapis chromosome 4, ilLepSina1.1, whole genome shotgun sequence DNA.
TTTACTGATTTACCTACCTCTCCTAGGTTCCACGAACCTTTCAGCGAACCCCAGAATAACTTCTAATTTTTTCACTCATGTGCTTTTAGGTACAGCTGGAAATagcacttttttccaaaacgtcaaaaaaaaagtCTATGGCATATTTATTGAACATCGAATAATAACTATAAAGCCGTAGATGGTGTTCGTAAGGGCTGTgtgctatttttaatacaatttgttatgcaTAATAATGGACAGTTGGATGCCAACTGACATGTATGTTGGAATAGCATTACTATATAAGTACATGTCCGGTGACATCTAAATGACTGTTCTAAATATGCCGTATGTTCGATATGAAATTTATGCAAGGCTCAGGGGAGAGGGGGCGCCCGTTAATTACGGAAGGTATTCTAGGGGGGGACCAAGCTAAATCTTTCCAAATTTCGCTTAGGATCGAGGGGGTGTTGGCAAATTCGCGGTCAAATcacgtaattatttttctagCAGACCCGGTGTAAACTTGTGGGAACAATTATTTCTAGAATAAAATATGGCCAAATCTGGCACGAGCCCTGCAGAGCAGCTATGTAGCGCTTGATTGTTTAAGCGCTATCGGCCAGCTTATACTTCATTTGCGGCGCGAGCCAATATCCACCTGGAGACTCTTATACTAGCCTGCAATACCTTTGTCGAGTATCGGAACAGTCAAGTCCATTGTAATTGTCAATTTTTCCATCCGTATTCGCCGCGCGAGCCAATAATACAATCGTCCCAACTGCGCGAACAAGTCTTTGCTAGTCTTCAATGAAAGTAATAGAACAAGTTCTTTTGCATTTTTCTTGATAATCCAACACGTTTTCAGCCAAAACAAACATTTTGAAGAATTGTGGAAAATCTTAGTATATCTCACCAAGATGGGAGGAGGACGAGGTCGAAAAATTGACAATAATTAATGGACGCCCTCAAAACGCATCAACATAACTATTCAACGATAAACTACTACCCTGGTTTTGGGTGCTCTGTCACATGGAAGATTAAATTGCTGAAGatgttttttcatataaatttcctattaacagttttttttttcatttagaaaaatattgaatagTGAGCGTAGTTTGATCGAATGAGGCAAAGAAAGGCACGATAAATAATACAAAGACTAATATTTAATGAAcctgaatatattattatttgtgcgTACTTACattgctatatattataatacattgaacaaaaataaaccaGTGAGCCTATCCGGTTAGTAGGCGTCAGTTACATTAGTGGTAATTGGGTCGGCACAGGTAGCTGACGAGTCGAGCCAGCAGTCGGGTGAGGGCTGCGAGGAGCGCGAGGAACTCGGAAGCGACAATCTGGCCGTGATGGATCTGCGCCTCAAGTCGGAGAACATCGCCAGAGACACACAGACACAGGTCTGTCACATGACACATAACTATTGACTAGCATTATATATTTGAGCGCTTTAGCATGAACttaattgttgtatttttattaatgatatcaAGTTAGTACCCATGTTAATAAACATCTTTCTCAGCAGGTTGGCTTCGTAAGCGGCTACGATTCCATAAAACTATCACCGACTACCTCGTCAAGCCAACCGTCTTCCCCGATCGCCTCTTTCCATCAACAGCTGCAGGCGATACAGAACCAGGTGCAAACTGACAAAATGGTTGAATCTGTGACTGCTGCCATCTTCAACTCTGACAGCGGAGGGCAAATTTACGTTGATCAACCAATATTACCTATGAATCCAATGAATCAAATGCAACAGCTTATTTCGAGTAAGGCACAGATGGATCCATTAGAAACGGACATGAAAGTCCTTAGCTCAGAACTTTTGATGTCAAGCACAGCAATGCAGGCATCAGTACTGCAAGCAACAAACGAACAGCGGCTCATGGCTTACAACGAAGTGCATCAGAATAGAGAAGACAGTTACAACCCATTCAGAGCTATGACCAAAATGGAAGCGTCACAGTTCGAGCAACGGCTGGCGCAACAGAGTGCGCAAATGGAGGCCCTGGTGGAAGACGCTATGAAAGCCACTGCAGCAATACTTCCGTCCGACGCGGCTAAACTAGATGAACTCGTAAATTCGACAGTGGACGACCATCTGTCTGGTTCAGCGACGTCTCCGTCGGCGGCGTCACACGCTTCAGACGTCATACTGAGTCCCAACGCAGCAGTCGTGCAACGTAATTCCGCCACAGAAATGCTTGCACCTATGCCATCTTCCGCCATTTCCCCTGATGTTATTCTCAATCCCCAAGTATCACCAAGTCTTCTTTGCGAGAACAACCAACGAATCGTCCTCCCCACCGGTCCTTCTCAGGAAGAACTTATGATGATTTCTGATATTCCTACATCTGTAAAGACACCTCCAGCTGCCGTTAAGTCTATGATTTTGAATGCAGCCGCCGAGATTCTGACTTCCGACACGACAATGAATGCGTTAGTGACGTCTGCTATAAACACCGCCAATATCTTGTCCACGGAGAGCGCCGGAGGCAACGGGGCCATGCAGACGACCGACGCGCAGCCGACTGACGATGCGACGTCGGAGACTCCTCTGTCCCAAGCAGTCAGCCAGGCCGTGACTCAAGCCGTCAGCCAGGCCGTGAGCCAGGCAGTCAGCCAAGCGGTCACCCAGGAGATGACCGGCCCTGTCCAAGGGCTGACTGATATGAGTGATCAGGACCTGCTCTCTTACATCAACCCCAGCACCTTCGACCAGGGTGAGTATTATAGCATGGATTTTTACTAGTGAATCCGTATTAGTGCCGCTCTTTTAAATACAGTTAGTAACCATACCTTCGTAGTACGATCgaattttgtacaatttttagaagaaattttgatttaatgttAAAACGAAGATACAGTCCCAGTATTTATTTgagtacttaataattatctaagtatTTCTATTATTAGGAATTAATTTATGTTGATATCGGATTGTTTCTGTTTTTCCAAAGTTAAATTTAAggcttttttgttaatttagggaatattgaaattttacaaattaattattcttgTAACAACTGCAAAATTACGATGACTAATCTCAGAATTTAAATAAACCTCAGTATGGGGTGAGAGTAAGTATTAAACCGCCATATTTTGCAGTGTAAGTGTGACGACGTGGGAACGAGAGAGTGCGCGCCGTGGCTCAGTGCATTTCATTCGTTTAGTGAACTTCCACGGGCTCAAAGCAGTTTTTATGTGAATTTTTAATTAGCCCTGACACTATAATTTCTTAGTGAGTGATTGAATGTACTGAAACGTTATGATtctcatatttttaattatatgtttgTGCGTTTGCGTTTCAATTATACGTGAGACAGTATTACAGGGCTAACAAATGTTAAAGATACGTTATTGTAAGGCCGCGTCCGCGCACGTGCCATGCCAGTGCGGACTGCTTCGTGCGCCGTTATAGAGTATAATAGTCTATGGTGGATGACAGTTGACACAGGTAATTAGATACGATTGACAGACATGGTTCTGTTGCGTCGGTGttgctatattataatattgttactagTAAATCTTATTATAGTAGGTATGTTAGATAATGAGATGTGTATTTTGATAAGAACAGCTAACATTTcgaattttgtgtaaatattgaatagctttgtttttatgttatttgttgTAACGAATGGTGTAGTGTGCTAGTTAGTCGGTAAttaatgtttttgaattttccGTTCTAACATATCTTAGCCTTATTATACTCGTCTCCAACAAATTTGTagtcaaattcaattatttacattgttaatttataaaacagCGTAGATGTAGATAGATGCATTTTTACAttgatttttagttttattaagttaataattacaatgtataGTGAGAGAGGTATAAGATGAAAATCCCACTATCAGAGTGTTGTATTGACTTTGAAGTATAGGTAGTTTTGAACCCCGTGTAGGTATGAAACTCGTAAGTACGTGCTGActgcggcggcctctacagagtaagCCAGCCAGTCGGGACTCACTAGCGAGCAGCGACGCACGCGCGATTTGTTGACACCTACTTCACAGTTCCGACcgtgatttaaatatttagaaacataaataaagcaacGCATATTAAAGGTTATTGCgatctaaatttaattttttaagctttCTTAATAAATCGAGTAGTTGTGGTTTCAGAGCCGTCTTCAGACAGATTTTGAAGTTGACCTCCATTTTAGAAGGAGCCCATTTGAAAAGGACTCTACATACATAAGAAAGAGTCGTTATGAGCATGCAAGAGCGTAGAACAAGAGTAGTGATCATTAGTAAATACCACACAATGTTGAGTATTGCTGATAAAGTAGAGAGCCCGGGTTCCAGATGttgaccaaagagaatttaaacactaatgTTAACTGTGGATTGAGAACATCAAAACTGATGAAAATTTCACAGACAATAACTCAGTCATTCGATTTATGAATGAATGGGGTTGAAACCTTACAGGGCAGCTGATATAACAACACAGTTTGAAAGGTTATCTTGACCATCCCATACTTAGGTACTGAATGACCAATATActacacttatttattaattataatttagtaaatCTTCGTATATAACATCTGATATTTTCAAATCATTTTCCATGCCCTTTcagaatttatatgaaaattaatgtttttcttaCACGCCTTTTATATAAACTTAACTTATAACCGTCTATGTAACGGGATCCTTGGATACGATTTTCAATCCACTTTAAAACTACGGATTGATGTGAAACATTGCAAacttatcaaggaccgatgacaattcaGTAATTTTTCTATTTTCCCATGTCCTATTTTACTGACTGGATCATCAGGAATAGCGATATTGTTATGCCCGATACCTGGTAGTGTTTTGTTTGCCAAAGACCAAGGTTCGAGCTAATACGTTACTACAATTTTAGCATCGTATTAAggctaaaaaattaaaaataaattgtaatttaaaaatgttatcaaTACACAGAATTCTAGACTGATTGATATTGCGATATTTctcaagtattttatatttgactcTCATACATGGAAGTATTTTCGTGGTCAAAGTTTTGGGAGTACCTATGAAATCATAATCAATGTAAAAATGCCTTTAATtaagaaatgttattttttgtcgtagtttaatgtaaatttaaggAACCGCACTGATGTTACTATATGAACATATTAGATGCATAAATCATTTTCCTAGCAAAAACAATCGTTGAAATGACAGAATGTCCCCCCCTGCCCGCACGCTGCTAACCGCTCGCGACTGTATATCACGCGAAGTCTCAAGGTAACTGTTGCGGGTCACGCCTAAATAGCATTCGATGTGCCATCGTGTGTTATATTTGATATGAATGTGTTAGAGCCGTCCGCCTAGTCGTCCAATCAATAGTTATTGTTTTGAGTGAGCTGCCACTTATGTTGTTCAACAAGCACTCATGACTGCGTAGGACACGATAAAACAACATCAATTAAAATGAATCACTGCCTAAGTAATTGGTAACGTTGGCTATAAGGTgcatttttcaattcaaatatcaAGTATATAAGTACTTTATAAATACCTTCATTGAATTGACGAACCTCagagctttattattataaaataattggtaGCAAAAAAATG
It encodes the following:
- the LOC126979760 gene encoding uncharacterized protein LOC126979760 isoform X1 — protein: MDLRLKSENIARDTQTQQVGFVSGYDSIKLSPTTSSSQPSSPIASFHQQLQAIQNQVQTDKMVESVTAAIFNSDSGGQIYVDQPILPMNPMNQMQQLISSKAQMDPLETDMKVLSSELLMSSTAMQASVLQATNEQRLMAYNEVHQNREDSYNPFRAMTKMEASQFEQRLAQQSAQMEALVEDAMKATAAILPSDAAKLDELVNSTVDDHLSGSATSPSAASHASDVILSPNAAVVQRNSATEMLAPMPSSAISPDVILNPQVSPSLLCENNQRIVLPTGPSQEELMMISDIPTSVKTPPAAVKSMILNAAAEILTSDTTMNALVTSAINTANILSTESAGGNGAMQTTDAQPTDDATSETPLSQAVSQAVTQAVSQAVSQAVSQAVTQEMTGPVQGLTDMSDQDLLSYINPSTFDQVWGESKY
- the LOC126979760 gene encoding uncharacterized protein LOC126979760 isoform X2, coding for MDLRLKSENIARDTQTQVGFVSGYDSIKLSPTTSSSQPSSPIASFHQQLQAIQNQVQTDKMVESVTAAIFNSDSGGQIYVDQPILPMNPMNQMQQLISSKAQMDPLETDMKVLSSELLMSSTAMQASVLQATNEQRLMAYNEVHQNREDSYNPFRAMTKMEASQFEQRLAQQSAQMEALVEDAMKATAAILPSDAAKLDELVNSTVDDHLSGSATSPSAASHASDVILSPNAAVVQRNSATEMLAPMPSSAISPDVILNPQVSPSLLCENNQRIVLPTGPSQEELMMISDIPTSVKTPPAAVKSMILNAAAEILTSDTTMNALVTSAINTANILSTESAGGNGAMQTTDAQPTDDATSETPLSQAVSQAVTQAVSQAVSQAVSQAVTQEMTGPVQGLTDMSDQDLLSYINPSTFDQVWGESKY